One Metamycoplasma canadense DNA segment encodes these proteins:
- a CDS encoding ABC transporter ATP-binding protein: MIKLYKYMDKKFRFLSILTIFLTTIQVISFLFIPIFIGQITSLIAQKSFINANPDLKTVDYINVKILKMFTVSGTLSEALKYFSIYFAIALFIGSIAVISGSLLGSYVSNAGAKQIRQRLWEHLNNLSEKDIEYFTHSKILTRFTIDINRIQTGINMFLRLSIIGPFNLIFGLVFALLTDLKLSVTLGILVPILAITMFVSGIVITPYFAKEQKMYEELNNESQESVLGIKVIKSYNLEKLQNQKFENKNIEAAKISKKSWNSFNLTFAFVNLFSNIITALILLVTGYISRNSNSDFEAHKNLISNAATFTNYVTFITIGVVMSAFLTFSLAKAYISAREINKIFKRKSEIDYVNSDKKITEGIIKFDHVSFKYYLDSEKNVLEDISFEAKPGETIGIIGPTGSGKSTIAKLLSLDFKPTYGTIKIDNYNIKEIDTRSLRKSVSHVYQKPILLSGSIKSNLLMANHNATEEEMIDSLKQACAYDFVFKLENKLESTVLAKGSNFSGGQKQRLSIAQGLIKKPKILILDDSTSALDANTEAQIKNNLKTSPILSKLVTIIIAQKISSIMHADNILVLDNGKIVDSGNHNYLFKNCKLYKEIVNSQMGGDDV, encoded by the coding sequence ATGATTAAACTATATAAATATATGGATAAAAAATTTAGATTTTTATCAATTTTAACAATATTTTTAACAACTATTCAAGTTATTTCTTTTTTGTTTATTCCTATTTTTATTGGACAAATAACATCACTAATTGCACAAAAGTCATTTATAAATGCAAATCCTGATTTAAAAACTGTCGATTATATTAATGTAAAAATATTAAAAATGTTCACAGTTTCAGGAACATTATCGGAAGCCTTAAAATATTTTTCAATTTACTTTGCAATTGCACTTTTTATAGGAAGTATTGCTGTTATTTCCGGTTCATTATTAGGAAGTTATGTTTCTAATGCTGGAGCTAAGCAAATAAGACAAAGACTTTGAGAACATTTAAATAATTTATCAGAAAAAGATATTGAATATTTTACTCATTCAAAGATTTTAACTAGATTTACTATTGATATAAATAGAATTCAAACTGGAATTAATATGTTTCTAAGATTAAGCATTATTGGTCCCTTTAATTTAATTTTTGGGTTAGTATTTGCTCTTTTAACTGATTTAAAACTTTCGGTTACGCTGGGAATTTTAGTCCCAATTTTAGCAATTACAATGTTTGTGTCAGGTATTGTTATTACCCCATATTTTGCCAAAGAACAGAAAATGTATGAAGAATTAAACAATGAATCGCAAGAGAGTGTTTTAGGAATAAAAGTTATTAAATCATATAATTTAGAAAAATTACAAAATCAAAAATTTGAAAATAAGAACATTGAGGCTGCCAAAATATCTAAAAAATCTTGAAATTCATTTAATTTAACATTTGCTTTTGTAAATTTATTTTCAAATATTATAACGGCATTAATTTTACTTGTAACTGGATATATTTCTCGTAATAGTAATAGTGATTTTGAAGCACATAAAAATTTAATTTCAAATGCTGCAACATTTACTAATTACGTTACATTTATTACTATTGGGGTGGTAATGTCAGCATTTTTGACATTTAGTTTAGCAAAAGCTTATATTTCAGCTAGAGAAATAAATAAAATTTTTAAAAGAAAATCAGAAATTGATTATGTGAATTCAGATAAAAAAATTACTGAAGGAATCATTAAATTCGATCATGTTTCGTTTAAATATTATTTAGATTCAGAAAAAAATGTTTTAGAAGATATCAGTTTTGAAGCCAAACCAGGTGAAACAATAGGAATAATAGGTCCAACCGGATCTGGTAAAAGTACAATTGCAAAATTATTAAGTTTAGATTTCAAACCCACTTATGGAACAATTAAAATCGATAATTATAATATTAAAGAAATTGATACAAGATCGTTAAGAAAATCAGTTTCTCATGTTTATCAAAAACCGATTTTATTAAGCGGAAGTATTAAATCTAATTTATTAATGGCAAATCATAATGCAACTGAAGAAGAAATGATTGATAGCCTTAAGCAAGCATGCGCTTATGATTTTGTTTTTAAATTAGAAAATAAGCTTGAATCAACAGTATTGGCAAAAGGAAGTAATTTTTCAGGAGGTCAAAAACAAAGACTTTCCATTGCACAAGGTCTTATCAAAAAGCCTAAAATTCTTATTTTAGATGATTCAACCTCAGCTCTAGATGCAAACACTGAAGCACAAATAAAAAACAATCTAAAAACTAGTCCTATTTTATCTAAGTTAGTAACCATTATCATTGCGCAAAAAATTTCTTCTATTATGCATGCTGATAATATATTAGTTTTAGATAACGGTAAAATAGTTGATTCGGGAAATCATAATTATTTATTTAAAAATTGCAAATTATATAAAGAAATTGTAAATTCTCAAATGGGAGGTGATGATGTATAA
- a CDS encoding IS30 family transposase yields the protein MNYTKKYTHITKSDREAISNYLEINLSLRKIAEILQKSPSTISREIKRNLDKYGNYSPYYANIKAQRRHYHKYYFKFLNSKYSKFCEIFQKKFDKKFYGVKLTHKYIKDNFKIKIPCLKTIFNWIKSNKWNIKRSNLLRSYYKKGGKRTGNVIKRLVKSADFIFPIWTRPKSIDRREEFGHWEADLIIGKRATGYNNILTFTERKTRVGFAILIQSKNSMKVNATIKKLIEDNELIVKSITVDNGIEFEKIGILGKWLNTKIYKAEPYASFQRGSNEHWNGLIRREYKKGFDFNQITQEMLDEITKKINNMPREILNWKSANELFINANYYGIVW from the coding sequence ATGAATTATACTAAAAAATATACGCACATAACAAAAAGTGATAGAGAAGCAATTTCAAATTATTTAGAGATAAATTTGTCTTTAAGAAAGATTGCAGAAATATTACAAAAGAGCCCTTCAACAATAAGTAGAGAAATTAAACGAAATTTAGATAAATATGGTAATTATTCGCCATATTATGCAAATATTAAAGCTCAACGGCGTCATTATCATAAATACTATTTTAAATTTTTGAATAGTAAATACAGTAAATTTTGTGAAATATTTCAAAAAAAATTTGATAAAAAATTTTATGGAGTAAAACTAACTCATAAATATATAAAAGATAATTTTAAAATTAAAATTCCTTGTTTAAAAACTATATTCAATTGAATAAAAAGCAATAAATGAAATATTAAAAGATCTAATTTATTACGTTCATACTATAAAAAAGGTGGTAAAAGAACAGGAAATGTTATAAAAAGACTTGTTAAATCAGCAGATTTTATTTTCCCTATTTGAACAAGACCCAAGTCAATTGACCGCCGTGAAGAATTCGGACATTGAGAAGCTGATCTAATTATTGGTAAAAGAGCTACGGGTTATAACAATATTTTAACTTTTACTGAAAGAAAAACAAGAGTTGGTTTTGCTATTTTAATACAAAGCAAAAATTCAATGAAAGTAAATGCTACAATAAAAAAACTTATTGAAGATAATGAATTGATTGTAAAATCAATAACTGTTGATAATGGTATTGAGTTTGAAAAAATAGGAATATTGGGAAAATGACTTAATACAAAAATATATAAAGCCGAGCCATATGCATCATTTCAACGAGGGTCTAATGAGCATTGAAATGGTCTTATTAGAAGAGAATATAAAAAAGGATTTGATTTTAATCAAATAACACAAGAAATGTTAGATGAAATTACTAAAAAAATAAATAATATGCCTCGTGAAATTTTAAATTGAAAATCAGCAAACGAATTATTTATAAATGCTAACTATTATGGTATTGTTTGATAA
- a CDS encoding endonuclease, with product MIKHPPPHVNQTINNDYIIEYDSSNNFYSSLEGLSGETLRNKLFELQLQNRTKTPGYSNLFETYKDAFVDKYYENDGSVLDLYTEIPNGKDKYNFYHGKFRDIGNEEGKGMNREHIIAQSWFGKKAGKEMRNDAHHVWPSDKQINSIHGNIPFGQTKNGRIVSSNGTKIGIGIEDNEKVFEVIDEFKGDVGRAILYFVLTYRDRAIAKNHPGQRVFVLKNGKYNIRTNFLKTYLNWHKLDGISQFDIDRNNGIYKHQQNRNPFTDYPELIKVYFENDNNFVFKNKGIAVKIIKNNK from the coding sequence TTGATAAAACACCCCCCCCCTCATGTCAATCAAACTATAAATAATGACTATATAATCGAATATGATTCATCAAATAATTTTTATTCTTCATTAGAAGGATTAAGTGGCGAAACATTAAGAAATAAACTTTTTGAACTACAGCTTCAAAATAGGACAAAAACACCAGGATATAGTAATTTATTTGAAACATATAAAGATGCATTTGTTGATAAATATTATGAAAATGATGGCTCTGTTTTAGATTTATATACAGAAATACCAAATGGTAAAGATAAATATAATTTTTATCATGGAAAGTTTAGAGATATAGGAAATGAAGAAGGAAAAGGAATGAATCGAGAACATATAATTGCTCAGTCTTGATTTGGAAAAAAAGCTGGTAAGGAAATGAGAAATGATGCTCACCATGTTTGACCATCTGATAAACAAATAAACAGTATTCATGGTAATATTCCATTTGGTCAAACTAAAAATGGAAGGATTGTTTCTTCTAACGGAACAAAAATAGGAATTGGAATTGAAGATAATGAAAAAGTATTTGAGGTGATTGATGAATTTAAAGGCGATGTTGGGAGAGCAATTTTATATTTCGTATTAACATACAGAGATAGAGCTATAGCTAAAAATCATCCAGGGCAAAGAGTATTTGTTTTAAAAAATGGTAAATATAATATTAGAACGAACTTTTTAAAAACTTATTTAAATTGACATAAATTAGATGGAATTTCTCAGTTTGATATAGATAGAAACAATGGAATTTATAAGCATCAACAAAATAGAAATCCATTTACCGATTATCCTGAACTAATTAAGGTTTATTTTGAAAATGATAACAATTTTGTATTTAAAAATAAAGGTATCGCAGTAAAAATCATTAAAAACAATAAGTAG
- a CDS encoding ABC transporter ATP-binding protein, whose product MYNLDPFKNSYDPKLCKKELRALAKKQSKLKFDSFKKLVSYLNYKKGIVFWIISSAILSAACLSAGTFFLGYIMDNFLNYDFLFNVNSVTKKPNFDQVKFIGYFVLLLVFYILQQILSYFSNYLSVKAGILASTIMRHDAYKSIMKMPVSFFESVSTGELMSILSNDADNVSSGLAGNFNTIITTISVTIFSFGFMFYYSTYLTLITIVLLPLFLSLIFVIMKKAMPQFQKQQKNIAILNGFIEENLAAHHLIRSLDFDEQNNKQFDEQNNKLYKSSLKAGIYTGLMWPYGNVVIKFLQLIVVIIGALFAKSNIGTGSNTYFTPGIITSFVLYIRIMSNNVVRVFENIAQIQMVAVSSVRLFNLIALKPLINEDNLKEINDNVKGEVLFENVDFSYTNNDDNLQLKNASFKAKKGQVFAIVGQTGAGKTTIINLLSKFYLPKRGKIKIDNYLSSEINEKSWRNQISIVLQDTFLFKASIKENLRYANLNATDDEIIEASKISHADEFIKKLEKGYDEIIEEGGSNLSQGERQLLAITRAIIANKNILILDEATSNIDTRTEKIVQSAMIKLMKNKTSFIIAHRLSTIVNADQILVMKDGEIVECGTHKELLNKKGIYEKMYHSSFVED is encoded by the coding sequence ATGTATAATCTTGACCCTTTTAAAAATAGTTATGATCCGAAATTGTGTAAAAAAGAGTTAAGAGCACTTGCAAAAAAACAATCAAAACTTAAATTTGATAGTTTTAAAAAACTTGTTAGTTATTTAAATTATAAAAAAGGAATTGTGTTTTGAATAATATCATCTGCTATTTTATCAGCAGCATGTTTATCAGCAGGAACGTTTTTTCTTGGTTATATAATGGATAACTTTTTAAATTATGATTTTTTATTTAATGTAAACTCGGTCACAAAAAAACCAAATTTTGATCAAGTTAAATTTATTGGTTATTTTGTTTTGCTTTTAGTTTTTTATATATTGCAGCAGATTTTATCCTACTTTTCAAATTATTTATCTGTGAAAGCTGGAATTTTAGCATCAACAATTATGCGACATGATGCATATAAATCAATAATGAAAATGCCTGTTTCATTTTTTGAATCAGTTAGTACCGGAGAATTAATGTCAATTTTAAGTAATGATGCCGATAATGTTTCAAGTGGTTTAGCTGGAAATTTTAACACGATAATTACAACGATCTCAGTTACAATATTTTCGTTTGGATTTATGTTTTATTATTCAACATATTTAACATTGATTACAATTGTTTTGTTACCATTATTTTTATCTTTAATTTTTGTTATTATGAAAAAAGCAATGCCACAATTTCAAAAACAACAAAAAAATATTGCGATTTTAAATGGATTTATTGAAGAAAATTTAGCAGCCCATCATTTAATAAGATCTCTTGATTTTGATGAACAAAATAATAAGCAATTCGATGAACAAAATAACAAACTATATAAATCATCTTTAAAAGCAGGAATTTATACAGGTTTAATGTGACCATATGGTAATGTTGTTATTAAATTTTTACAATTAATAGTTGTTATTATTGGTGCTTTATTTGCTAAGTCAAACATTGGAACGGGTTCAAATACTTATTTTACTCCTGGTATAATTACTTCGTTTGTTCTTTATATAAGAATAATGTCTAATAATGTAGTTAGAGTATTTGAAAATATTGCTCAAATTCAAATGGTTGCAGTTTCTTCGGTTAGATTATTTAATTTAATTGCATTAAAACCATTAATTAATGAAGACAATTTAAAAGAAATTAATGATAATGTAAAAGGTGAAGTTCTATTTGAAAATGTTGATTTTTCTTATACAAATAACGACGATAATTTGCAACTTAAAAATGCTAGTTTTAAGGCTAAAAAAGGTCAGGTTTTTGCTATAGTAGGGCAAACCGGAGCTGGTAAAACCACAATAATAAATTTATTAAGTAAATTTTATTTGCCAAAAAGAGGAAAAATAAAAATTGATAATTATTTATCCTCGGAAATTAATGAAAAATCGTGAAGAAATCAAATTTCAATTGTTTTACAGGATACTTTTTTATTTAAAGCATCAATTAAAGAAAATTTAAGATATGCTAATTTAAATGCTACTGATGATGAAATAATTGAAGCATCAAAAATTTCGCATGCCGATGAATTTATTAAAAAACTTGAAAAAGGTTATGATGAAATTATTGAAGAAGGTGGAAGCAATTTATCACAAGGCGAAAGACAACTTTTAGCTATCACGCGTGCTATTATTGCTAATAAAAATATCTTAATTTTAGATGAAGCTACCTCAAATATTGATACAAGAACTGAAAAAATTGTCCAAAGCGCAATGATTAAATTAATGAAAAATAAAACATCTTTTATTATTGCACATAGACTTTCAACAATTGTAAATGCTGACCAAATTTTAGTGATGAAAGACGGTGAAATTGTTGAATGTGGCACACATAAGGAACTTTTAAATAAAAAAGGTATTTATGAAAAAATGTATCACTCTTCATTTGTTGAAGATTAA
- a CDS encoding acetate/propionate family kinase, whose product MKKILIINAGSSSIKWTLFNKELHVEAKGIAQRIKMDEGILTLDYNNQKQDFHMPLPTFLETVKQLVKQWEQHNIINNFDDIEKVAFRVVNGGPNLQSTSLVTDQTLSWLKESIDLAPVHNPGAIEAIEAFKVLLPHAKMSMHFDTSFHKTLPKTSFTYPINKELGDKLQIRKYGFHGLNHNYITLKCQEILNKEFVNIVSLHIGNGASLCAIQNNQSIDTSMGFTPLAGIMMGTRSGDFDPSIIPYIIKHTNLNVDEVFKILNEKSGMLGVSQISSDLRDVRDVISSNDQAKFAMDLYCQRIADYLITYLNKIEGNIDAIVFTAGVGENDDLVRQQVINKINLINLKIDNEKNKDRSFKDYTLISDSSSIIPIYVIRAEEELFIAKEAINL is encoded by the coding sequence ATGAAAAAAATATTAATTATTAATGCCGGTTCAAGTTCTATTAAATGAACATTATTTAATAAAGAATTACATGTTGAAGCTAAAGGCATAGCTCAAAGAATTAAGATGGATGAAGGTATTTTGACTTTAGATTATAACAATCAAAAGCAAGATTTTCATATGCCGCTTCCTACTTTTTTAGAAACAGTTAAGCAATTGGTTAAACAATGGGAACAACATAATATTATTAATAATTTTGATGATATTGAAAAAGTAGCTTTCAGAGTTGTAAATGGAGGACCGAATTTACAAAGTACTTCTTTAGTTACTGATCAAACTTTATCATGATTAAAAGAATCAATTGATTTAGCTCCAGTTCACAACCCTGGTGCAATTGAAGCTATTGAAGCATTTAAAGTATTATTACCACACGCTAAAATGTCAATGCATTTTGATACATCATTTCACAAAACACTGCCTAAAACATCTTTTACATACCCAATTAATAAAGAATTAGGTGATAAATTACAAATAAGAAAATATGGTTTTCACGGATTAAATCATAATTATATTACTTTAAAATGTCAAGAAATTTTAAATAAAGAGTTTGTTAACATTGTAAGTTTACATATTGGTAATGGAGCTAGTCTATGTGCAATTCAAAATAATCAATCTATTGATACAAGTATGGGTTTCACTCCTTTAGCTGGTATTATGATGGGAACTAGATCTGGTGATTTTGATCCATCAATTATTCCTTACATTATAAAACATACTAATTTAAATGTTGATGAAGTTTTCAAAATTTTAAATGAAAAATCAGGTATGCTTGGGGTGTCACAAATATCTTCTGATCTTCGTGATGTTAGAGATGTTATTTCTTCAAATGACCAGGCTAAATTTGCAATGGATTTATATTGTCAAAGAATTGCAGATTATTTAATAACATATTTAAATAAAATTGAAGGTAATATTGATGCAATAGTTTTTACGGCTGGAGTTGGAGAAAATGATGACTTAGTTCGTCAACAAGTAATTAATAAAATTAATTTAATTAATTTAAAAATTGATAATGAAAAAAATAAGGATCGAAGCTTCAAGGATTATACGTTAATTTCTGATTCTTCAAGTATTATTCCTATTTATGTAATTAGAGCTGAAGAAGAGCTTTTTATAGCAAAAGAAGCTATTAATTTATAA
- a CDS encoding M28 family peptidase → MKKLNKFLLSFGSVASLVALPTILASCADEKEKSKVDEELQKIKQEYEQKLSELQNLKTTLEEKIKKSDETNIELSEQIKKTNEKIEDLQIMFALNKLNKSEKVMYKLFSDLLNTAHGRKAGNLDNFKEELLDAATKEIKLENGKRLTTEIVEKNLLYKFGDDTNKPKENISNYGSYYAYEYLRKQIKDMGYASLDPKSITYPEYDTNKDIKNNSKNKTILYDKQKDEETIKLMNQNIKKDGFFTQGFLYNLKDKSQNNVGNNIVVTINPTGEAKDKNPKDFYIVSHYDSTNNVGPKGVSWGATDNATGVSVNLRLLKHFADVKNRENLAVRLHLIFVDAEELGKLGSYAFVNQFLTGENNELLKNSLGMINMDTVAGGDYMYIHSPNTNPDIEEVPEGSNLSKKLRDLVNNISKERSTKLNDSEQELQIHPKYSETYKNGETGDWSDHAPFYQIAKLPVAYVESTNFSILSKFKVYDGYAQTINPKAWVLKDGTTIPSLKKRVLDDKKTVVYDWPDGLKKEDFAILGDIWHSDLDTLEWVNKNIGSKIYKQLDTVFETLKELLTNNLGKVENGKISYPELNEQPTTEESEEEISSSSEEDAVQ, encoded by the coding sequence ATGAAAAAACTAAACAAATTTCTATTATCTTTTGGTTCAGTAGCTTCTTTAGTTGCTTTACCAACAATTTTAGCTTCTTGTGCTGATGAGAAAGAAAAATCTAAAGTAGATGAAGAATTACAAAAAATTAAACAAGAATATGAACAAAAACTAAGCGAATTACAAAATTTAAAAACAACATTAGAAGAAAAAATAAAAAAAAGTGATGAAACTAATATTGAATTGTCAGAACAAATAAAAAAAACAAATGAAAAAATTGAAGATTTACAAATAATGTTTGCACTTAATAAACTTAATAAATCTGAAAAAGTAATGTATAAACTATTTTCAGATTTATTAAATACAGCACACGGTAGAAAAGCTGGAAATTTAGATAATTTTAAAGAAGAATTACTTGACGCTGCAACAAAAGAAATTAAATTAGAAAACGGAAAAAGATTAACAACAGAGATAGTTGAAAAAAACTTGTTATATAAATTTGGAGATGATACAAATAAACCAAAAGAAAACATTTCAAACTATGGTAGCTATTATGCATATGAATATTTAAGGAAACAAATTAAGGATATGGGTTATGCGAGCTTAGATCCAAAATCAATAACATATCCTGAATATGATACTAATAAAGATATAAAAAACAATAGTAAAAATAAGACAATTTTATATGATAAACAAAAAGATGAAGAAACTATAAAATTAATGAACCAAAACATTAAAAAAGATGGTTTCTTTACTCAAGGATTTTTATATAATCTTAAAGATAAAAGTCAAAATAACGTTGGTAACAATATTGTGGTCACAATTAATCCTACCGGTGAAGCTAAGGATAAAAATCCAAAAGATTTCTACATTGTTTCACATTATGATTCAACAAATAATGTTGGCCCAAAAGGTGTTTCGTGAGGCGCTACTGATAATGCAACAGGAGTTAGTGTTAACTTAAGATTATTAAAACATTTTGCTGATGTTAAAAATAGAGAAAATCTAGCTGTTAGATTACATTTAATTTTTGTTGATGCTGAAGAATTAGGAAAATTAGGTTCTTATGCTTTTGTAAATCAATTTTTAACTGGCGAAAACAATGAATTATTAAAAAATTCTTTAGGTATGATTAATATGGATACTGTTGCTGGTGGTGATTATATGTATATTCACTCTCCGAATACAAATCCCGATATTGAAGAAGTACCAGAAGGTTCTAATCTTTCTAAAAAATTACGTGACCTTGTGAATAATATTTCTAAAGAAAGATCAACAAAATTAAATGATTCTGAACAAGAATTACAAATTCACCCTAAATATTCAGAAACATACAAAAACGGTGAAACAGGAGATTGGTCAGATCATGCTCCATTTTACCAAATTGCAAAATTACCAGTTGCTTATGTAGAATCAACAAATTTTTCTATTCTTTCTAAATTCAAAGTATATGATGGATATGCTCAAACAATTAATCCTAAAGCGTGAGTTTTAAAAGATGGTACAACAATTCCTTCATTAAAGAAAAGAGTTCTAGATGATAAAAAAACTGTTGTTTATGACTGACCTGATGGACTTAAAAAAGAAGACTTTGCAATTTTAGGTGATATTTGACATTCAGATTTAGATACATTAGAATGAGTTAACAAAAATATTGGTTCAAAAATTTACAAACAACTTGATACAGTGTTTGAAACTCTTAAAGAATTATTAACTAATAATTTAGGTAAAGTAGAAAATGGAAAAATATCTTATCCAGAATTAAATGAACAACCTACTACCGAGGAAAGTGAAGAAGAAATTTCAAGCAGTAGTGAAGAAGATGCAGTTCAATAA
- a CDS encoding M20/M25/M40 family metallo-hydrolase: protein MKKFIKYRQSKNEFDQMIQHIANLCAIPSISIEEDSEYPFGKSVDDALEYTLKLAKEFGFKIYKDNKNRYGFVEIGNGEKILGILAHLDVVPAGDEKQWKTSAFEPVITNEKIIARGSLDDKGPAIINLYAMKYILDNNLIDKNWTIRLVFGISEETTMKSMKYYLNDFGHPYVSYTPDGEWPLIFAEKLIYQANITFPKINFLEINGGEVVNQIPDKVNCKYKNNNFEIIGISGHGSTPEKGENAIIKSILKLRNENEELRNEDLIKFVYFNLNDNKYSMENIFPNFSDFSRSLTANLGIIKTYNDNYVATFDFRIPATKEINDVTNAINRYLNKYFPNSKLEIIGTKNSMFMSPDSELVNLLMQTYNEGMGVIEKPLAIGGGTYARIVKNCVAFGSTKYMHLMHGPNEFFSFKEIKESLEIYINALIRMQDKL from the coding sequence ATGAAAAAATTTATTAAATATAGACAAAGTAAAAATGAATTCGATCAAATGATTCAACACATAGCAAATTTATGTGCAATACCTTCAATTAGCATTGAAGAAGATAGTGAATACCCATTTGGAAAAAGTGTTGATGACGCATTAGAATATACTTTAAAATTAGCTAAAGAATTTGGTTTTAAAATTTATAAAGATAATAAAAATAGATATGGTTTTGTTGAAATTGGTAATGGCGAAAAAATTCTTGGGATCTTAGCTCATTTAGATGTTGTTCCTGCTGGAGATGAAAAACAATGAAAAACATCAGCTTTTGAACCAGTAATAACAAATGAAAAAATTATTGCAAGAGGTAGTCTTGATGATAAAGGTCCAGCAATAATCAATTTATATGCAATGAAATATATTTTAGATAATAATTTAATTGACAAAAATTGAACAATTCGGTTAGTTTTTGGCATTTCTGAAGAAACAACAATGAAATCAATGAAATATTATTTAAATGATTTTGGACACCCATATGTTTCTTATACTCCTGATGGAGAATGACCTTTAATTTTTGCTGAAAAATTAATATATCAAGCTAATATTACTTTTCCAAAAATTAATTTTTTAGAAATAAATGGTGGAGAAGTTGTAAATCAAATCCCTGATAAAGTTAACTGTAAATATAAAAACAATAATTTTGAAATTATTGGAATCAGCGGTCATGGATCAACACCAGAAAAAGGCGAAAATGCGATTATAAAAAGTATTCTAAAATTAAGAAATGAAAATGAAGAACTTAGAAATGAAGATTTAATAAAATTTGTTTATTTCAATTTAAATGATAATAAATATTCGATGGAAAATATTTTTCCTAATTTTAGTGATTTTTCAAGATCACTAACAGCAAATTTAGGAATAATAAAAACATATAATGATAATTATGTTGCAACATTTGACTTCAGAATTCCTGCTACCAAAGAAATTAATGATGTAACAAATGCAATTAATAGATATTTAAATAAATATTTTCCAAATTCAAAACTTGAAATTATTGGTACTAAAAATTCAATGTTTATGTCTCCTGATTCTGAATTAGTCAATTTATTAATGCAAACATATAATGAAGGTATGGGTGTAATTGAAAAACCTTTAGCAATCGGTGGTGGAACATATGCGAGAATTGTAAAAAATTGTGTTGCATTTGGTTCAACTAAATATATGCACTTAATGCATGGGCCTAATGAATTTTTTAGTTTTAAAGAAATAAAAGAATCGTTAGAAATCTATATTAATGCTTTAATTAGAATGCAAGATAAGTTATAG
- a CDS encoding pseudouridine synthase translates to MKIRIEKIIANFLNISRNDCKKVLKEGRVSVNSQIITKPILVDYNADLIEIDFQKVDYKEKQYFIFNKPSGFITANFDNNYQTIFDIINLNPKNFFAYGRLDKDTEGLLIISNDGKLGHQIMNSKKDIAKKYYFEINKNFDDKIKNHYPKPILISNNYLVKKYKFEFITPNSGFLTIYEGKFHQIKEMLNFFNFEVTYLKRVSIGNLKLDKNLKIGEIKEVSYQEILQIINK, encoded by the coding sequence GTGAAAATAAGAATTGAAAAAATAATTGCAAATTTTTTAAATATTTCTCGCAATGATTGCAAAAAGGTTTTAAAAGAAGGTAGAGTTTCAGTTAATTCTCAAATTATTACTAAACCCATTTTAGTTGATTATAATGCTGATTTAATTGAAATTGATTTTCAAAAAGTTGATTATAAAGAAAAACAGTATTTTATTTTTAATAAGCCTTCTGGTTTTATAACTGCAAATTTTGATAATAATTATCAAACTATTTTTGACATAATTAATTTAAATCCTAAAAACTTTTTTGCTTATGGTAGATTAGATAAAGACACTGAAGGACTTTTAATAATTAGCAACGATGGAAAATTAGGGCACCAAATAATGAATTCAAAAAAAGATATAGCAAAAAAATATTATTTTGAAATTAACAAAAACTTTGATGATAAAATAAAAAACCATTATCCAAAACCAATTTTGATTTCTAATAATTATTTAGTAAAAAAATATAAATTTGAATTCATTACTCCAAACTCTGGTTTTTTAACAATTTATGAAGGAAAATTTCATCAAATAAAGGAAATGTTGAATTTTTTTAATTTTGAAGTTACTTATTTAAAAAGAGTTTCTATTGGTAATTTAAAATTAGATAAAAATTTAAAAATCGGAGAAATTAAAGAAGTTTCTTATCAAGAAATTTTACAAATAATTAATAAATAG